tatgaagcagcaacattgctaataattagtatattattatgatttctgaagatcatgtgacactgaagactggagtaatgatgctgaaaatacagctgcacatcacaggaataaattatttaaaatatatttttaaaatagaaaaccattattttaattacaataatatttcacagtattactgttttttcttctctatttctgattaaataaacacagccttgttCAGCAGAAAAGATACTTTTTTCAGAAACACGACACATCTTACTGATCTCAAACTTTATAGACTTTATGAGTCGATTAATTCCAGAAGCATGGAGTTTATAATGACGCGCTCCTTCTTCATCAGTGTTCAGTTAGTGGTCTAATGGCAGGTAACCGGTGGGACGGGGGTAAGTTGTGCCGCCCTGAGCTCGGAACACAAAGCCCTTCTGTTGGAATGGGATCAGAGCTGCTGGATTCCAGGAATGCCGATTTCTGTTCTAAAGACTCCAGTGTTGCATTACGACGAGGTCTGCAGCCGTGACGATTCTGAGCCCCGTCTGATTTCAAGAGTGATGCATGATGTTTTTCTCTGTAGTTTGTGTTGGTGTGTTCTGCCGTCTGTGCTGGCGGACGCGGACGACGCTTCGCTGCTCGGAGGATGGCAGGACGTGTGGCTCTTCCGCTTGTTCCTCAATGTTTTGGGCTACGCCACCATCATCATCCCTGGATATTTTCTCATCAGCTACTTCAAGCGAAATAACTATCTAGAAACAGGTTTGTTGAAGCAACCCAATCTGAGCACACTGACTTCTGTTGGTTCCCAGCTTGAATGAAGTGAAGTCATAGAatgcatttcagtaaaaaaaaaaaaaaatatatatatatacagtacagaccaaaagtttggaaacattactatttttaatgttattgaaagaagtttcttctgctcatcaagcctgcatttacttgagatcaaaaatacagaaaaaactgtaatattgtgaaatattattacaacttaaaataatagttttctatttgaatatactttaaaaaaataatttatttctgtgatgcaaagctgaattttcagcatcattcctccagccttcagtgtcacatgtaacatcagttgatcacatgatcatttacaaatcattctaatattctgatttattatgagtgttggaaacagttctgctgtctaatatatttgatcaataaaaggttaaaaagaactgcatttattcaaaaaaaaaaaaaaattctaataatatatattctaataatatattttctttatcactttttatcattttaacacatccttgctgaataaaagtattgattttattaaaaaaaaaagaaagaaaaaaaaaatactgaccccaaattactgagcagtagtgtatattgttattactaaatatttatattttaaaaacatagcttcttttttttactttttattcatcaaagtatcctaaaaaagtatcacatgttctgaaaaaatatgaagcagcagaactgtttccaactttgataatgaatcatcatattagaatgatttctaaaggatcatgtgataatgatcctaaaaattcagctttgcatcacagaaataaatgatcatttaaactataataaatttaaaaacaattattttaagttgtaataatatttcacaatattacattttttttctgtatttttgatcaaataaatgcaggcctgatgagcagaagaaacttctttcaaaatcattaaaaatagtaatgtttccaaacttttggtctgtactgtgtgtatatatatatatatactatatttttaatttttctaccatttatttttttctgacttccattatgatttaataaaaattcCACTTATTTTTTCCTACTTATTTccactataatacatttttttactaaAGCCTATTATCAATTTATTAGTTGATTTTCATGACCATTTTCTCTCAGTTAGGCAATGCACTGTATTTGGACCTGAGCATGTGTCAGATTAAAGTACTGGTCAAATGTGATTCCTGACGTCCTGCTGATGTTGTCTGCAGGTCGAGGGCTTTGTTTTCCTCTCATAAAGACGTGTGTGTTTGGGAGTGAAGCTAAGACTGCACTGCTGGATGATGCTTCATCAGCGGTCAGAAACGAGTCTGAATCCAGTTCATCTGCTCAACAGGCCGTCAAACTCCTCTTCTGTGCTGTTGGACTCCAGGTTATACATTTATAGTTAAACATCTCCACAATAACATCTACACATATCAGTATTTATGTAACTTTTACTATATGCACAAGTTAATATTCGCCATTTGTTCACCATGAAGGCAGTACAATAttctgattttataaaaaaaaaaaaaatagttagaaTCTCAATAGTGtaattacagtatatatgtataatttagtttttaataaatgtttaatttaaatgtaagattTTTAATACTTTATAATTTCATAGATATTTCTTTGCATTTcagtaatttctttttattattattatttattttttttacagtatgcattactttatttatttggagTTGTTTTTGTAATCCCCATGATTCTCACTAGTTTAATTAcagtatttataatttaaatagtgtTATTTGGTTTAagaagttattttattattattaatgtctgcACAAGTTTATAGTTTTCATGTGTTAACAAGAATGTCTActctatatataatttttattttaaccatttaCGTGTGTTCAAAATATCTGCaatatcaatttttttattatttattgtttaattaaaattaccATGAAATACCAATTTATTGATGTTTTgtccatttttaaaattattttattatttaatgaacatCACCATGAAAGCAGtgtaacatatatttataaatatatatatatatatatatatatatatatatatatatatttataaatatatatatatatatgtatatgtatatgtatatgtatatatgtatatgtatatatgtatatatgtatatatgtatatatatgtgtatatgtatatatatgtgtatatgtatatatatataaatatatttaattatttaaattacctTTATTTTCAGTAGTAATACTCATAAatgctttaataataatttttttttaatggtattctattttatttgattgaGTTTTTTCATTGAACTCTTAGTGATGTTTATAGTCTGATGTGTTCTCAGTAACGTCtccagtgtctctgtgtgttCTTCTGTGGTGCAGGCGTCGTACCTGACGTGGGGTGTTCTTCAGGAGCGGGTGATGACGCGCTCGTATGGCGCCGGCGAGGCGGAGGGCAGCGGCGAGCGCTTCAGAGACTCTCAGTTTCTGGTGTTCATGAACCGGATCCTGGCGCTGACGGTGTCCGGTCTGTGGTGCGTCCTTCTCAAACAGCCCCGCCACGGTGCACCCATGTACAAATACTCCTTCGCTTCTCTCTCCAACATCCTCAGCAGCTGGTGCCAGTATGAAGCGCTCAAATACATCAGCTTTCCCACACAGGTACAGCACTGCATTCTGGGTAAATGAGCTGCATGATTTAAATAACAGGTTTCATACACAAAGGTAATTCAAAGTTCTTTACATTAAAAGGATTTCAAAcagatatttaagaaataaatttaacagtaaaaaaaaaagtaaaaactaaagATAGATATGGCCACATTTGAGTAGAGCATGAGGTTGTTTTTAAGTTTTTGTCGATATTTTCCTCACGTTAACCCAAATTCAATGTTCcataatttatttatgcattttaatttttagggggtttcctaaaataaaataaaaaattaaataatgtaaaatataaaataaaatataagattaaatgtaaaataaaataaaaaatataatgtaattaatataattaattcccATTATTCTCAGTTGTAATATTAGATTGATTCtcgagtgtatatatatatatatagatatatatatatatatataaaatacatttaaggatttattatacaaatagaattatacaaaatattaaatataagaatttattttaaaatgtaagaatttaGTTTCGAATTAAAGTTTTTAAGTCACAGTGAAGGCAGTACAGCAAATATTAATAATGACAATTTTaccaatactttttaaagtaatataaTTTCGGTGAACAAGATTTTTGTTTGTGGCGAGATTACGTTTTTATTCTAATGTTTTGATTCCAGGTTTGACATTGTAATTTGTGCACAAATTGATTTAAacgaaaaacatgaaaataataaaatcggTAAAGGTCTGTAATTTCCATCATGATGGTGACTGATCCTCTGGGTCCTACACATCGCTCGTCTTTCTTCTCAAAGCCGGATGTTCTCTGTGAGGTCACTGCTCAGCTGGAGATGTGTTTCTGTCGCAGGTTCTGGCCAAGGCCTCTAAGGTGATCCCCGTGATGCTGATGGGTAAGATCGTGTCACACAAGAGCTACGAGTACTGGGAGTACTTCACAGCCGTCCTGATCTCGCTGGGCGTCAGCATGTTCCTGCTCTCCAGCTCCACGGACAAACACCCGTCCACCGTCACCACCTTCTCCGGCGTGGTCATCCTCGGAGGATACATCGTCTTCGACAGCTTCACCTCGAACTGGCAGGACAACCTGTTTAAGTACAAGATGTCGTCGGTGCAGATGATGTTCGGCGTCAATCTGTTCTCGTGTCTGTTGACAGTGGGCTCTCTGCTGGAACAGGGCGCCTTCTTCGACTCGCTGGGCTTCATGACGCGTCACTCAGAGTTTGCGATGCACGCCGTGCTGCTGTCGGTTTGCTCCGCCTGCGGGCAGCTCTTCATCTTCTACACCATCTCTCAGTTCGGCGCGGCCGCCTTCACCATCATCATGACCCTGCGGCAGGCCATCGCCATCCTCCTGTCCTGCTTCCTCTACGGTCACGCCGTCACCCTGGTGGGCGGCTTCGGTGTGGGTGTGGTCTTCCTCGCCCTTTTCCTGCGCATCTACGCCCGCAGCCGCGTGAAGAAGAGCAGCAAGCGTCCCACGCAGACACCCGTTCAGAAGGTTTAACCGAACACTCGTTCGGATGTGTACAGAAGCCACATTTTCGTGGTTCATTcgtcttttt
The genomic region above belongs to Carassius carassius chromosome 18, fCarCar2.1, whole genome shotgun sequence and contains:
- the slc35b2 gene encoding adenosine 3'-phospho 5'-phosphosulfate transporter 1, producing the protein MPVFLWSLCWCVLPSVLADADDASLLGGWQDVWLFRLFLNVLGYATIIIPGYFLISYFKRNNYLETGRGLCFPLIKTCVFGSEAKTALLDDASSAVRNESESSSSAQQAVKLLFCAVGLQASYLTWGVLQERVMTRSYGAGEAEGSGERFRDSQFLVFMNRILALTVSGLWCVLLKQPRHGAPMYKYSFASLSNILSSWCQYEALKYISFPTQVLAKASKVIPVMLMGKIVSHKSYEYWEYFTAVLISLGVSMFLLSSSTDKHPSTVTTFSGVVILGGYIVFDSFTSNWQDNLFKYKMSSVQMMFGVNLFSCLLTVGSLLEQGAFFDSLGFMTRHSEFAMHAVLLSVCSACGQLFIFYTISQFGAAAFTIIMTLRQAIAILLSCFLYGHAVTLVGGFGVGVVFLALFLRIYARSRVKKSSKRPTQTPVQKV